The following are from one region of the Arcobacter defluvii genome:
- a CDS encoding thiolase family protein gives MKERIAIIDGLRSPIAKANGKLNDVSADILGSIITKELVLRNNLEYEQFDEVIMGNVANPANATNIARVMASRAGFPSQTPAYTVHRNCASGMQAISSAIEKIHSNQGDLYLVGGIESMSNLPLYYSDELKNLITKFTYSKSFIEKIQLLSSFRPSFLKPTIGLLTGLTDPISGKIMGLTAENLANEFKISRDTQDEYALKSHQKAQKAIETGIFKDEIHQIMTSNASITQDDGVRFNQTIEALNKLKPIFDRLSGTVTAGNSSQVSDGACSLIVCSESKAKELNLEPLGFIKDYAYAGLDANRMGLGPIYATKKLFDKTNLTLKDIDLIEMNEAFAAQMIANQKAFASNDFCKKTFNSNALGEIDESILNVNGGAIALGHPVGMSGARIVLTALKELRRRKDKLALATLCIGGGQGASFLLEI, from the coding sequence ATGAAAGAGAGAATTGCCATAATTGATGGATTAAGAAGTCCAATAGCTAAAGCAAATGGTAAATTAAATGATGTAAGTGCTGATATTTTAGGAAGTATTATTACAAAAGAGTTAGTTCTTAGAAATAATTTAGAATATGAACAATTTGATGAAGTAATTATGGGAAATGTTGCAAATCCTGCAAATGCTACAAATATCGCAAGAGTTATGGCTAGCCGTGCTGGTTTTCCTTCACAAACTCCTGCTTATACAGTTCATAGAAATTGTGCTTCAGGAATGCAAGCAATATCAAGTGCTATTGAAAAAATTCATTCAAATCAAGGGGATTTATACCTTGTTGGAGGAATTGAATCTATGAGTAATCTTCCTTTATATTATAGTGATGAGTTAAAAAATCTAATAACAAAATTTACATATTCAAAATCATTTATTGAAAAAATTCAACTTTTAAGCTCTTTTAGACCAAGTTTTTTAAAACCTACTATTGGTTTACTAACTGGTCTAACTGACCCAATTTCAGGAAAAATCATGGGATTAACAGCTGAAAATCTAGCAAATGAGTTTAAAATAAGTAGAGATACTCAAGATGAATATGCTTTAAAATCTCATCAAAAAGCTCAAAAAGCAATAGAAACTGGGATTTTTAAAGATGAAATTCATCAAATTATGACAAGTAATGCTTCAATTACACAAGATGATGGAGTAAGATTTAATCAAACTATTGAAGCCTTAAATAAGTTAAAACCTATTTTTGATAGGTTAAGTGGAACAGTAACAGCTGGTAATTCTTCACAAGTTTCAGATGGAGCTTGTAGTTTGATAGTTTGTAGTGAATCAAAAGCAAAAGAATTAAATCTTGAACCACTTGGATTTATAAAAGATTATGCTTATGCTGGACTTGATGCAAATAGAATGGGATTAGGTCCAATCTATGCAACAAAAAAACTTTTTGATAAAACTAATCTTACTTTAAAAGATATAGATTTAATTGAGATGAATGAAGCTTTTGCTGCTCAAATGATTGCAAATCAAAAAGCTTTTGCTTCAAATGATTTTTGTAAAAAAACTTTTAATTCAAATGCTCTTGGTGAAATTGACGAATCAATTTTAAATGTAAATGGTGGAGCAATTGCCCTTGGTCATCCAGTTGGAATGAGTGGAGCTAGAATTGTTTTAACAGCCCTTAAAGAACTAAGAAGAAGAAAAGACAAATTGGCACTTGCAACACTTTGTATTGGTGGTGGACAAGGTGCATCTTTCTTATTGGAGATATAA
- a CDS encoding 3-hydroxyacyl-CoA dehydrogenase NAD-binding domain-containing protein, with the protein MSNIILEIKQNIATLTFDLKDEKINKLSFEILKEFDEKLNLIKNDISIKALVIDSAKKDIFIAGADIKEIEKLKDEKEVYEALMEVHEIFNKLENLPIPTIAYINGACMGGGLELALACKYRVMSTNPKTKIAFPEIKLGIFPGFAGTIRAPKIIGLLNALDLILSGKTIDAKKAYKIKLADIIFDDAQKEFMLDDFVKKAIYGTLKDRFTFNLLNYAPLNELVFKKAYKNLESKVNKDFKAPYVALEVIKKTINKEFDDSIKIEAKEFSALAVSKESKNMIKLFFLFEKLNKSYEKTSNPISNAVVLGNGVMGKGIIYLFSKYLKDVRIKLRDLTQAHEILKDVAKIYDHSIKSRSMSKNQVDFKLNKISYTDKFLGFKNFDFVIEAIIEDEKVKKETYKELENVIGENTIIATNTSSISIEKLGSEIKNKENFLGVHFFNPVNLMPLVEIIPTEQTSKESINKVCEMLISSGKTPIVVKDCAGFIVNRILLPYLNEAAFILEEGSRIERIDSIIKDFGMPMGPFTLADTVGIDIGYKVASILNESYGSRMPIASLIEKMYNAKLLGAKTKAGFYEYAGRDKYPNSHVTSMLENNGRIFDDEEIVQRCIYIMINEASRCLEENIVTDASIIDFAMIAGTGFPAYKGGLLSYANEIGLKNILESLRKFEKEYGERFKPSNLLVKLVEEYEDFETGEALWKH; encoded by the coding sequence ATGAGTAACATTATTTTAGAAATTAAACAAAATATAGCAACACTAACTTTTGATTTAAAAGATGAAAAAATAAATAAATTATCATTTGAAATTTTAAAAGAGTTTGATGAAAAACTAAATCTTATTAAAAATGATATTTCAATAAAAGCATTAGTAATTGATAGTGCAAAAAAAGATATTTTTATTGCAGGGGCTGATATAAAAGAGATTGAAAAATTAAAAGATGAAAAAGAAGTTTATGAAGCTTTGATGGAAGTTCATGAGATATTTAATAAACTAGAAAATTTACCAATCCCAACAATTGCTTATATAAATGGTGCTTGTATGGGTGGAGGACTTGAACTTGCTCTTGCTTGTAAATATAGAGTAATGAGTACAAATCCAAAAACAAAAATAGCATTTCCAGAGATAAAACTAGGAATTTTCCCAGGTTTTGCTGGAACCATAAGAGCTCCAAAAATCATAGGTTTATTAAATGCCTTAGATTTGATTTTAAGTGGAAAAACAATAGATGCTAAAAAAGCATATAAAATCAAACTTGCTGATATAATTTTTGATGATGCTCAAAAAGAGTTTATGTTAGATGATTTTGTAAAAAAAGCTATTTATGGAACACTAAAAGATAGATTTACTTTCAACCTTTTAAATTATGCTCCTTTAAATGAACTTGTATTTAAAAAAGCATATAAAAACTTAGAATCAAAAGTAAACAAAGATTTTAAAGCTCCTTATGTTGCTTTAGAAGTAATAAAAAAGACTATAAATAAAGAGTTTGATGATTCTATAAAAATTGAAGCAAAAGAGTTCTCAGCACTTGCTGTTTCAAAAGAATCAAAAAATATGATAAAACTATTTTTCTTATTTGAGAAATTAAATAAAAGTTATGAAAAAACATCTAATCCTATTTCAAATGCTGTAGTTCTTGGAAACGGAGTAATGGGAAAAGGAATTATTTATTTATTCTCAAAATATTTAAAAGATGTAAGAATAAAACTAAGAGATTTAACTCAAGCCCATGAGATTTTAAAAGATGTAGCAAAAATCTATGACCACTCTATAAAATCAAGAAGCATGAGTAAAAATCAAGTGGATTTTAAACTAAATAAAATCTCTTATACAGATAAATTTCTAGGATTTAAAAATTTTGATTTTGTTATTGAAGCAATTATTGAAGATGAAAAAGTAAAAAAAGAAACTTATAAAGAACTTGAAAATGTTATAGGTGAAAATACAATAATCGCCACAAACACTTCATCTATTTCAATAGAAAAACTAGGAAGTGAAATCAAAAATAAAGAGAATTTCTTAGGAGTTCACTTTTTCAATCCAGTAAATTTAATGCCTCTTGTTGAAATAATTCCAACAGAACAGACTTCAAAAGAGAGTATAAATAAAGTTTGTGAAATGCTTATTTCAAGTGGTAAAACACCGATTGTTGTAAAAGATTGTGCGGGATTTATAGTAAATAGAATTTTACTTCCATATCTAAATGAAGCAGCATTTATACTTGAAGAAGGCTCAAGAATTGAAAGAATTGATTCAATTATAAAAGATTTTGGAATGCCTATGGGTCCATTTACACTTGCTGATACAGTTGGAATTGATATAGGTTATAAAGTTGCTAGTATTTTAAACGAGTCTTATGGAAGTAGAATGCCAATAGCTTCTTTGATAGAAAAAATGTATAACGCAAAACTTTTAGGAGCAAAAACAAAAGCTGGATTTTATGAATATGCAGGTCGGGATAAATATCCAAACTCACATGTTACGTCTATGCTAGAGAACAATGGTAGAATTTTTGATGATGAAGAGATAGTTCAAAGATGTATATATATTATGATAAATGAAGCTAGTAGATGTTTAGAAGAAAACATCGTAACAGACGCTTCTATCATTGATTTTGCAATGATTGCAGGAACTGGTTTCCCAGCTTACAAAGGTGGATTATTAAGTTATGCAAATGAAATTGGACTAAAAAACATCTTAGAATCTTTAAGAAAATTTGAAAAAGAGTATGGAGAAAGATTTAAACCTTCTAATCTTTTAGTTAAATTGGTTGAAGAGTATGAAGATTTTGAAACAGGAGAAGCTTTATGGAAACATTGA
- a CDS encoding acyl-CoA dehydrogenase, translating to METLILILLILAFGFFSFPLYSYFALIGIYSAIFFDVGTVFWAIFIVLAAILLIPTFRIKFITSKIVNFINKNGLLPKISKTEEAALQAGTNWVEADFFKAQVNFKEINAQKVTTLTAEEQSFLDDVVDELCEKTTDWEIFQNRDLSDEVWQFIKDKKFFGMIIPKEYGGLGFSATAHSKVIEKLVSRSQVLAITVMVPNSLGPAELILKHGSQTQKDKYLSDLAIGKLVPCFGLTEPNAGSDATSITSNGVLFKDENGEIKIKLNFEKRYITLGNIATLIGLAFVLKDPEHLLGENEDLGITFAVIDSNTKGIDNSKRHDPLGIPFVNSPLYGKDVIIGLENIIGESEGIGKGWQMLVESLSIGRGISLPSVSLGGSKLALNVVASYSQLREQFGLSINHFEGIEEKIAKIAALTYMLNASRNYTLDAIDDGVKPGVINSIMKYHATEKFRTVINDSMDVLGGSAIIRGENNLLAHAYFALPISITVEGANILTRNLMQFGQGLIKSHPYIYKQITALNSNNVENFDKAFFSHIGLVFSSFCKSFIFYITRANISCQKGNFQRYKQKLTWVSAEFTLLTNVALGILGPSLKKRENISARFGDILSNCYLITATLREFENNPNEEDELLVDYICNYCFNEIQIAREEIITNIGYLDYLLPIFKINPFSVKAKDKLNAKIVKNLSNQDYLQKLTSALFISKNEKDRLTKLQLAVKLNKECESSFKILKDAIKNGTIKKDSPENMTKELLEKNLLSKEEIEKMLEAHALKQEVISVDSFDAKEYKAQK from the coding sequence ATGGAAACATTGATTTTAATACTACTTATTTTAGCTTTTGGATTTTTTTCATTTCCACTTTACAGCTATTTTGCCTTAATAGGAATTTATAGTGCAATTTTTTTTGATGTTGGAACAGTTTTTTGGGCTATTTTTATAGTACTTGCTGCTATATTATTAATCCCTACTTTTAGAATAAAATTTATTACTTCAAAAATAGTAAATTTTATAAATAAAAATGGTCTATTACCAAAAATATCAAAAACAGAAGAAGCAGCACTTCAAGCTGGAACAAACTGGGTAGAAGCTGATTTTTTCAAAGCCCAAGTTAATTTCAAAGAGATAAATGCCCAAAAAGTTACAACACTTACAGCTGAAGAACAATCATTTTTAGATGATGTTGTTGATGAACTTTGTGAAAAAACAACAGACTGGGAAATTTTCCAAAATAGAGATTTATCTGATGAAGTTTGGCAGTTTATAAAAGATAAAAAGTTTTTTGGAATGATTATTCCAAAAGAGTATGGAGGTCTTGGATTTAGTGCAACTGCTCACTCAAAAGTGATTGAAAAATTAGTATCAAGATCTCAAGTTTTAGCAATAACTGTAATGGTTCCAAACTCACTAGGTCCTGCTGAACTTATTTTAAAACATGGAAGTCAGACTCAAAAAGATAAATACTTAAGCGATTTAGCAATAGGAAAACTTGTTCCTTGTTTTGGATTAACAGAACCAAATGCAGGAAGTGATGCAACATCAATAACTTCAAATGGAGTTTTATTTAAAGATGAAAATGGTGAAATAAAAATCAAATTAAATTTTGAAAAAAGATATATCACTCTAGGAAATATCGCAACTTTAATTGGACTTGCTTTTGTTTTAAAAGACCCAGAACATTTACTTGGTGAAAATGAAGATTTAGGTATTACTTTTGCTGTAATTGATTCAAATACAAAAGGTATTGATAACTCAAAACGACATGACCCACTTGGAATTCCTTTTGTAAACTCTCCTCTTTATGGAAAAGATGTAATTATTGGTTTAGAAAATATTATAGGTGAAAGTGAAGGTATTGGAAAAGGTTGGCAAATGCTTGTTGAATCTTTATCTATAGGACGGGGAATTTCACTTCCTAGTGTTAGTCTTGGTGGAAGTAAATTAGCTTTAAATGTTGTAGCTTCATATTCACAACTTAGAGAGCAATTTGGATTAAGTATCAATCATTTTGAAGGTATTGAAGAAAAAATTGCAAAAATTGCAGCACTTACATATATGTTAAATGCTTCTAGAAACTATACTTTAGATGCAATTGATGATGGAGTAAAACCAGGAGTTATAAACTCTATTATGAAATACCATGCAACAGAAAAATTTAGAACAGTTATAAATGATTCTATGGATGTTTTAGGAGGAAGTGCGATTATTAGAGGAGAAAACAACCTTCTAGCTCATGCTTATTTTGCCTTACCTATTTCAATAACTGTTGAAGGTGCAAATATTTTAACTAGAAATTTGATGCAATTTGGACAAGGATTAATAAAATCTCATCCTTATATTTATAAACAAATTACAGCATTAAATAGTAACAATGTAGAAAATTTTGATAAAGCATTTTTCTCTCATATTGGTTTAGTATTTTCATCTTTTTGTAAATCTTTTATTTTCTATATTACAAGAGCAAATATCTCTTGTCAAAAAGGAAACTTCCAAAGATATAAACAAAAACTAACTTGGGTTAGTGCTGAATTTACTCTTTTAACAAATGTTGCTTTAGGAATTTTAGGACCAAGTCTAAAAAAAAGAGAAAATATAAGTGCTAGATTTGGAGATATTTTATCAAACTGTTATTTGATAACTGCAACATTAAGAGAATTTGAAAATAATCCAAATGAAGAAGATGAACTTTTAGTTGATTATATTTGTAACTATTGTTTTAATGAAATTCAAATAGCAAGAGAAGAGATAATCACAAATATTGGTTATTTAGACTATTTACTTCCGATTTTTAAAATCAATCCTTTTTCAGTTAAAGCAAAAGATAAATTAAATGCAAAAATAGTAAAAAATCTATCAAATCAAGATTATTTACAAAAATTAACATCAGCTTTATTTATTTCAAAAAATGAAAAAGATAGATTAACAAAACTTCAACTAGCTGTCAAATTAAATAAAGAGTGTGAGAGTTCATTTAAAATTTTAAAAGATGCTATTAAAAATGGAACTATAAAAAAAGATAGTCCAGAAAATATGACTAAAGAGCTTTTAGAAAAAAATCTTTTATCAAAAGAAGAGATAGAAAAAATGCTTGAAGCTCATGCACTAAAACAAGAAGTAATAAGTGTTGATTCATTTGATGCAAAGGAATATAAGGCTCAAAAATGA
- a CDS encoding serine aminopeptidase domain-containing protein: MIDKNDLLINTNGYVLSLLQKILDANIEVIGVENIPKENPKMFVANHFTRTEAMLVPYTLYNITNKKVGVIAADSLFKSFLGDFLENLGALKTTAPNRNEHIIGDLITSCKDWMIFPEGMMIKGKDISKIDKNFCVKVDGACQRVHTGAAVFALLSQIFRQKYFDKTLENYEEFSNKYFINKCTDINKNETMIIPINISYSKLRNGKNFLVDMASKLIHDMGVNFKEELEIEGNIVLNSKITIRILEPISTKNLLDKLYKKDLHYEKIINSLRYEVTHNFMDKIYESLTINFDHIFVLVLFLFPKKEIEIEYFKRLIYITIFKIKEKNIFYDEDINKDLIYLISYEKFKPFNDILEVAIKNKILQTDEINCYKYLINKKNLLDTFTHHTIRLKNILRVILNEILIQEESVNIVKNLVSNNEELNTKILLEILKYEEDIEFENSYKKFENHKEIKDIEIGKHKYFENKNSNSCVIAIHGFSSAPKEMEKLAIFLNKNGFNVQTPRLDGHGTVCEDLKNKIWQDWYKSVSRSIIIASLQYKKVFIIGFSTGGLLALLSTKKQYKEFVSLICINAALHLNDMRIKTLLPAISFWNDIVKVFHEDKYAKEYIDNTPENPEINYHKHYVDSIEQLNLLMNKTKKTLPKIKKPILIIQGKDDPVVNPSSAHEIFERISSRYKTLKIIDSKKHVIVTEYNEELFYLILNFIKSE; the protein is encoded by the coding sequence ATGATTGATAAAAATGATTTGCTAATAAACACAAATGGTTATGTTTTAAGTCTACTTCAAAAAATTCTTGATGCAAATATTGAAGTAATTGGAGTTGAAAATATTCCAAAAGAGAATCCAAAAATGTTTGTTGCAAATCATTTTACAAGAACAGAAGCGATGCTTGTTCCTTATACTTTATATAACATAACAAATAAAAAAGTTGGAGTTATCGCTGCTGATTCTTTATTTAAAAGTTTTTTAGGAGATTTTTTAGAAAATCTTGGTGCTTTAAAAACAACTGCTCCAAATAGAAATGAACATATTATTGGTGATTTAATAACTTCTTGTAAAGATTGGATGATTTTTCCTGAAGGTATGATGATTAAAGGAAAAGATATTTCAAAAATAGATAAAAATTTTTGTGTAAAAGTTGATGGAGCATGTCAAAGAGTTCATACAGGAGCTGCTGTTTTTGCCCTACTTTCTCAGATTTTTAGACAAAAATATTTTGATAAAACATTGGAAAACTATGAAGAATTTAGTAATAAATATTTTATAAATAAATGCACTGATATAAATAAAAATGAAACTATGATTATTCCTATAAATATCAGTTATTCAAAACTAAGAAATGGGAAAAATTTTTTAGTTGATATGGCTAGTAAACTTATTCATGATATGGGAGTTAATTTTAAAGAAGAGCTTGAAATAGAGGGTAATATTGTTTTAAACTCAAAAATTACAATAAGAATTTTAGAGCCAATTTCAACTAAAAATTTATTAGATAAACTTTATAAAAAAGATTTGCACTATGAAAAAATCATAAACTCTTTAAGATATGAAGTAACTCATAATTTTATGGATAAAATTTATGAATCACTAACTATAAATTTTGATCATATTTTCGTTTTAGTTTTATTTTTATTTCCTAAAAAAGAGATAGAAATTGAATATTTTAAAAGACTAATTTACATAACTATTTTTAAAATAAAAGAAAAAAATATTTTCTATGATGAAGATATAAATAAAGATTTGATTTATCTAATATCTTATGAAAAATTCAAACCTTTTAATGATATTTTAGAAGTTGCCATCAAAAATAAGATTTTACAAACGGATGAAATAAACTGTTATAAATATCTAATTAATAAAAAAAATCTACTTGATACTTTTACTCATCATACTATTCGTTTAAAAAATATTTTAAGAGTAATTTTAAATGAAATTTTGATTCAAGAAGAGAGTGTAAATATAGTAAAAAATCTAGTTTCAAATAACGAAGAGTTAAATACTAAAATTCTACTAGAAATTTTAAAATATGAGGAAGATATTGAATTTGAAAATAGTTATAAAAAATTTGAAAACCATAAAGAAATAAAAGATATAGAAATAGGTAAACATAAATATTTTGAAAATAAAAACTCTAATAGTTGTGTTATAGCTATTCATGGTTTTTCCTCTGCTCCAAAAGAGATGGAAAAACTAGCTATATTTTTAAATAAAAATGGTTTCAATGTTCAAACTCCAAGATTAGATGGACATGGAACTGTATGTGAAGATTTAAAAAATAAAATTTGGCAAGATTGGTATAAATCAGTTTCAAGGTCTATAATCATTGCTTCTTTACAATATAAAAAAGTTTTTATTATTGGCTTTTCAACTGGAGGATTACTTGCACTTTTAAGTACAAAAAAACAATATAAAGAGTTTGTTTCTCTTATTTGTATAAATGCAGCACTTCATTTAAATGATATGAGAATAAAAACTCTGCTTCCTGCTATTTCATTTTGGAATGATATTGTAAAAGTTTTTCATGAAGATAAATATGCAAAAGAGTATATTGATAATACACCTGAAAATCCAGAAATAAATTATCATAAGCACTATGTAGATTCAATAGAACAATTAAATTTGTTAATGAATAAAACAAAAAAGACTCTTCCTAAAATCAAAAAACCTATTTTAATAATTCAAGGAAAAGATGACCCTGTTGTAAATCCAAGTTCTGCTCACGAAATTTTTGAAAGAATTAGTTCAAGATATAAAACACTAAAAATTATAGATTCAAAAAAACATGTAATAGTCACAGAATACAATGAAGAATTATTTTATTTAATTTTAAATTTTATAAAATCTGAATGA
- a CDS encoding M48 family metallopeptidase has product MKLLRNLLFVNLTLIVIAGCTHKTPYTNRSQMIFVSQKEELALGEESYKQTLSESKVIVGTKDANRIKNIGSKIAKVANRNDFNWEFNLVQNDEMNAFCLPGGKVVVYTGILKAAHNDDQLATVISHEIAHALARHGAERMSASMVQQGLQVVGNLAIGAAAPQYQNLFNQTYGIGSQVGVMLPYGRIQETEADEIGIYLMYKAGYNVNEALKFWENMSEGKKEGSDFFSTHPSSTNRINDIQKVIVKLPKS; this is encoded by the coding sequence ATGAAACTTTTAAGAAATTTATTATTTGTCAATTTAACATTAATTGTAATTGCTGGATGTACACATAAAACACCTTATACAAATAGATCTCAAATGATTTTTGTATCACAAAAAGAAGAATTAGCACTAGGTGAAGAGTCATATAAACAAACTTTATCTGAATCAAAAGTTATTGTTGGAACAAAAGATGCTAATAGAATTAAAAATATTGGTTCAAAAATAGCAAAAGTTGCAAATAGAAATGATTTCAATTGGGAATTTAATCTTGTTCAAAATGATGAAATGAATGCTTTTTGTTTACCAGGAGGAAAAGTTGTAGTTTATACGGGAATTCTAAAAGCAGCACATAATGATGACCAATTAGCTACTGTAATTTCACATGAAATTGCTCATGCTCTTGCACGTCATGGAGCAGAAAGAATGAGTGCATCAATGGTTCAGCAAGGTTTACAAGTTGTAGGAAATTTAGCTATAGGAGCAGCAGCCCCTCAATATCAAAATCTTTTTAATCAAACGTATGGAATTGGTTCTCAAGTTGGAGTAATGCTTCCTTATGGAAGAATACAAGAAACAGAAGCTGATGAAATAGGTATTTATTTGATGTACAAAGCTGGATACAATGTAAATGAAGCATTAAAATTTTGGGAAAATATGAGTGAAGGTAAAAAAGAAGGAAGTGATTTTTTCTCAACTCATCCAAGCTCAACTAATAGAATAAATGATATCCAAAAAGTTATTGTAAAACTACCAAAATCTTAA
- a CDS encoding PD-(D/E)XK nuclease family protein, which translates to MNFWQFKFNIQKGNWKEFETISSGEEFYQEITAYKRMEGSEGDIVFYYQTDKKYQVGIHFITEIISAPHKDESSTGYVIKLKVLRRLKQPFNDTNFLIYNRLQSKLKPMGQGASKYLLKDEDEGKKLFDFLMKGNVYNDIIQIDINSEIINDFNNIREEHIQQGFLFNPFHNLNLIRGEVKHLSFLGNLLNPMGNHFKGNVFLKHFINSLLGYIDLKDNKFLQKFTDKNPFIEIEKQIVLNNGDKARIDLWLENDEYIIAIEGKIEAKDSLGQLDKYNDYLNKSKKEFILLYLTLRKNEEPKNLNNSDLKESKKFHLINFEEDIIDFIDDSIKDNTITDNIQNTLIDYKDALLKYMYDYHLSFEYSLSLIDFITKSEFNFLESEKIKDIFFQNKNKYKNTVIEDIAQCFEYAKAYIERLFYVNLRDKAFENDYMLKDDSEVSLREDKTSIAKDLYKILKVRESRLQPKILHNSLIEFPFDLDGDFFFSIRSDYLGVFKNEIHINIDTLSLLEYGANKIEPDIFKSSYIINLLNKKYRESLILNFLEFN; encoded by the coding sequence ATGAACTTTTGGCAATTTAAATTTAATATACAAAAAGGAAACTGGAAAGAATTTGAAACTATTTCCAGTGGAGAAGAGTTTTATCAAGAAATTACTGCATATAAAAGAATGGAAGGAAGTGAAGGAGATATTGTCTTTTATTATCAAACAGATAAAAAATATCAAGTTGGCATTCACTTTATTACAGAAATAATTTCAGCTCCTCATAAAGATGAATCAAGTACAGGGTATGTAATAAAACTAAAAGTACTTAGACGATTAAAACAACCCTTTAATGATACTAATTTTCTAATTTATAATCGTTTGCAAAGCAAATTAAAACCAATGGGACAAGGTGCTTCAAAATACTTGTTAAAAGATGAAGATGAGGGCAAAAAACTATTTGATTTTCTGATGAAAGGAAATGTATATAATGACATTATTCAAATAGATATAAACTCTGAAATTATTAATGATTTTAATAATATTAGGGAAGAACATATACAACAAGGCTTTCTATTTAACCCATTTCATAATTTAAATTTAATTAGAGGGGAAGTTAAACACTTATCTTTTTTGGGAAATTTACTAAATCCTATGGGAAATCACTTTAAAGGAAATGTTTTTTTAAAACATTTTATAAATAGTTTATTAGGATACATTGATTTAAAAGATAACAAGTTTTTACAAAAATTCACTGATAAAAATCCATTTATAGAAATTGAAAAACAAATTGTACTTAATAATGGAGATAAAGCAAGAATTGATTTATGGTTAGAGAATGATGAATATATCATTGCTATTGAAGGGAAAATTGAAGCAAAAGACAGTTTAGGACAGTTAGATAAATATAATGATTATTTAAATAAATCAAAAAAAGAATTTATTCTTTTATACTTGACACTTAGAAAGAATGAAGAGCCAAAAAATCTTAATAATAGTGATTTAAAAGAATCAAAAAAGTTTCACTTAATTAATTTTGAAGAAGATATTATAGATTTTATTGATGACTCAATTAAAGATAACACTATTACTGATAATATTCAAAATACATTAATTGACTACAAAGATGCTCTATTAAAATATATGTATGATTATCATTTAAGCTTTGAATATTCTTTATCATTAATTGATTTTATTACTAAATCAGAATTTAACTTTTTAGAATCTGAGAAGATAAAAGATATATTTTTTCAAAATAAAAATAAATACAAAAATACAGTTATTGAAGATATTGCTCAATGTTTTGAGTATGCAAAAGCATATATTGAAAGATTGTTTTATGTAAATTTAAGAGATAAAGCTTTTGAAAATGATTATATGTTAAAAGATGATAGTGAAGTAAGTTTACGAGAAGATAAAACCTCTATAGCAAAGGATTTATACAAAATTTTAAAAGTTAGAGAATCAAGGCTACAACCAAAAATATTACATAATAGTTTAATTGAATTTCCTTTTGATTTAGATGGAGATTTTTTCTTTAGTATAAGAAGTGATTATCTTGGAGTATTTAAAAATGAAATCCACATAAATATAGATACACTAAGTCTCTTAGAATACGGTGCAAATAAAATAGAACCTGATATATTTAAGTCTTCTTATATAATTAACCTATTAAATAAAAAATATCGTGAAAGTTTAATATTAAACTTTTTAGAATTTAACTAA